In a genomic window of Salminus brasiliensis chromosome 12, fSalBra1.hap2, whole genome shotgun sequence:
- the LOC140574288 gene encoding histone H3, whose protein sequence is MARTKQTARKSTGGKAPRKQLATKAARKSAPATGGVKKPHRYRPGTVALREIRRYQKSTELLIRKLPFQRLVREIAQDFKTDLRFQSSAVMALQEASEAYLVGLFEDTNLCAIHAKRVTIMPKDIQLARRIRGERA, encoded by the coding sequence atggcaagaaccaagcaAACAGCCCGTAAATCCACCGGTGGCAAGGCCCCGAGGAAGCAGCTCGCCACCAAGGCTGCCCGCAAGAGCGCCCCCGCCACCGGCGGCGTAAAGAAGCCTCACCGTTACAGGCCCGGCACCGTGGCTCTGCGGGAGATCCGCCGCTACCAGAAGTCGACGGAGCTGCTGATCCGCAAGCTACCCTTCCAGCGGCTAGTGCGTGAGATCGCTCAGGATTTCAAGACCGATCTCCGCTTCCAGAGCTCCGCCGTCATGGCCCTGCAGGAGGCTAGCGAGGCATACTTGGTGGGTCTATTTGAAGATactaacctgtgcgctatccacgccaagagagtcaccatcatgcctaaagacatccagctggcccgccgtattcgcggagagcgcgcttaa
- the LOC140573705 gene encoding histone H1-like, giving the protein MAEVAPAPAASAPAKAPKKKAAARPKKAGPSVGELIVKAVSASKERSGVSLAALKKALAAGGYDVEKNNSRVKLAVKSLVTKGTLVQTKGTGASGSFKLNKKQTEAKKKPAAKKPAPKAKKPAAKKPAAAKKPKKVAAKKPTAAKKSPKKAKKPVAAAKKAAKSPKKAKKPVPPKKATKSPKKAKAVKPKAAKPKAAKAKKAAPKKK; this is encoded by the coding sequence ATGGCAGAagtcgctccagccccagccgccTCGGCGCCCGCCAAGGCCCCCAAGAAGAAGGCCGCCGCCCGCCCCAAGAAAGCCGGCCCCAGCGTCGGCGAGCTCATCGTCAAGGCCGTCTCTGCGTCCAAGGAGAGGAgcggcgtgtctctcgccgcccTGAAGAAAGCCCTGGCTGCCGGCGGCTACGACGTCGAGAAGAACAACTCACGCGTTAAGCTCGCCGTCAAGAGCCTCGTCACCAAGGGCACTCTGGTGCAGACCAAAGGCACCGGCGCGTCGGGCTCTTTCAAGCTTAACAAGAAGCAGACCGAGGCTaagaagaagccggccgccaagaagccggcacctaaagctaagaagccggccgccaagaaaccagccgcggccaagaagcccaagaaggtagcagccaagaaacccactgcggctaagaaatcccccaagaaggccaagaagcccgtcgcggccgctaagaaggcagcgaaaagccccaagaaggccaagaagccggTGCCTCCCAAAAAGGCGACCAAGAGCCCAAAGAAAGCCAAAGCGGTCAAGCCTAAAGCAGCTAAGCCCAAAGCGGCGAAGGCGAAAAAGGCTGCCCCTAAGAAGAAGTAA
- the LOC140574325 gene encoding histone H2B, with product MPEPAKSAPKKGSKKAVTKTAGKGGKKRRKSRKESYAIYVYKVLKQVHPDTGISSKAMGIMNSFVNDIFERIAGESSRLAHYNKRSTITSREIQTAVRLLLPGELAKHAVSEGTKAVTKYTSSK from the coding sequence ATGCCTGAGCCAGCCAAGTCCGCCCCGAAGAAGGGATCTAAGAAAGCCGTGACCAAGACGGCCGGGAAAGGAGGCAAGaagcgcagaaagtccaggaaggAAAGCTATGCTATCTACGTGTataaggtgctgaagcaggtccaCCCAGACACTGGTATCTCCTCCAAAGCGATGGGCATCATGAACTCGTTCGTGAACGACATCTTCGAGCGTATCGCCGGTGAGTCTTCTCGTTTGGCTCACTACAACAAGCGTTCTACTATCACCTCCAGGGAGATCCAGACCGCTGTGCGTCTGCTACTTCCCGGTGAGTTGGCCAAGCACGCCGTGTCCGAGGGCACAAAAGCCGTGACCAAGTACACCAGCTCCAAGTAA
- the LOC140574405 gene encoding histone H4, whose protein sequence is MSGRGKGGKGLGKGGAKRHRKVLRDNIQGITKPAIRRLARRGGVKRISGLIYEETRGVLKVFLENVIRDAVTYTEHAKRKTVTAMDVVYALKRQGRTLYGFGG, encoded by the coding sequence atgTCTGGCAGAGGCAAGGGAGGCAAAGGCCTTGGAAAAGGAGGCGCCAAGCGTCATCGTAAAGTGCTTCGcgataacatccagggtatcacTAAGCCGGCTATTCGTCGTCTGGCTCGTCGTGGTGGCGTCAAGCGTATCTCCGGTCTGATCTACGAGGAGACCCGCGGTGTGCTCAAAGTGTTCCTGGAGAACGTGATCAGGGACGCAGTCACGTACACCGAGCATGCTAAAAGAAAGACCGTCACCGCTATGGATGTGGTGTACGCCCTGAAGCGCCAGGGACGCACTCTATACGGCTTCGGAGGTTAA